One window from the genome of Salvia miltiorrhiza cultivar Shanhuang (shh) chromosome 7, IMPLAD_Smil_shh, whole genome shotgun sequence encodes:
- the LOC130991737 gene encoding F-box/kelch-repeat protein At3g06240-like translates to MATTDLPQEILIDIFSRLPAKSVGKCRCLAKTWRTLLSTPQFIKSHLIRKPHQQNLILIAPSGSVHFAASAAVDGAVSRKLQSPENMIEVAGSCDGLVLLVDEDRKLLVNPITQQQIEITDSPLALTKRESFSMYGLGHDRINDDYKIVALSYWDTDNEHNPDCADTFVDVYSVTRGVWKRVDNSPYDHAVPHLSCGAFVSGAIHWLASSREEGYTSVIAAFDLAREVFDEMPAPSGVDLGKFVFWKLVVLEGCLCLVDAGRDRSDVWIMKEYGVGESWTKLSIEGGCVYDIIKPLCFDGDDEEIVLMTEGESLVVYNVKAKLFRDMVVDGVPAMFVDGGVFVDSLVSPALCEQVM, encoded by the coding sequence ATGGCGACAACCGACCTTCCCCAAGAAATCTTGATCGACATTTTCTCCCGGCTGCCGGCAAAATCAGTTGGAAAATGCAGATGCTTAGCTAAAACATGGCGAACTCTTCTCTCCACCCCTCAATTCATCAAATCCCACCTCATCCGAAAACCCCATCAACAAAATCTCATTCTCATAGCGCCGTCCGGTTCCGTCCACttcgccgcctccgccgccgttGACGGGGCCGTCTCAAGAAAGCTCCAATCCCCGGAAAATATGATAGAGGTCGCTGGCTCTTGCGATGGATTGGTTCTGTTGGTCGACGAAGATCGGAAGCTTCTAGTAAATCCCATCACTCAGCAGCAGATAGAAATAACTGATTCGCCGCTGGCTTTGACCAAACGCGAGAGCTTCAGCATGTACGGGTTAGGGCATGATAGGATCAACGACGATTACAAAATTGTCGCGCTTTCATATTGGGACACCGACAACGAGCACAATCCGGATTGTGCCGATACATTTGTGGATGTCTATTCTGTTACAAGAGGTGTTTGGAAAAGGGTCGATAATTCGCCTTATGATCACGCGGTTCCTCATCTTTCTTGTGGGGCTTTTGTTAGCGGCGCGATTCATTGGCTGGCGAGCAGTCGAGAAGAGGGCTATACGTCTGTAATTGCTGCTTTCGATTTAGCACGCGaggtgttcgacgaaatgcctGCTCCTAGTGGAGTTGATTTGGGGAAGTTCGTGTTTTGGAAGCTCGTTGTTCTTGAAGGGTGCCTTTGTTTGGTTGATGCTGGACGCGATAGAAGTGATGTTTGGATCATGAAAGAGTATGGCGTGGGAGAATCTTGGACGAAATTGAGTATTGAAGGAGGATGTGTATATGATATAATTAAGCCTCTGTGTTTTGATGGGGATGATGAGGAGATTGTGTTGATGACTGAGGGGGAGAGTTTGGTTGTTTACAATGTGAAGGCGAAGTTGTTTAGGGACATGGTTGTTGATGGAGTTCCGGCTATGTTTGTGGACGGAGGTGTCTTTGTTGACAGCCTCGTCTCGCCTGCTTTATGTGAGCAAGTGATGTAG
- the LOC130991739 gene encoding cullin-1-like isoform X2 gives MAGGAAVMTFDEAWPILQEEAINKLIDYLQPDEPFNRQIFTSADYMRLYTVVYNVASPIPLGPEVDKLYKQYKKTFEDYISSEVLPSLRGKESNDLLKELLRGWKNHKFMLLWLSRIFYYLSRYYISKKGLPSLAETSHSVFYDKIEREREGEKTDQPLAKQVLSIFEEIGGDALENYENDIEEAMVEASAKFYSAKALDWMATMSYEEYMLKVEQCLEMEKSRVSEYLKLTNKNRVLEVVQHELLNVHAEQLEEKRASS, from the exons ATGGCTGGTGGCGCCGCCGTGATGACGTTTGATGAAGCATGGCCTATTCTGCAGGAGGAAGCCATTAATAAGCTCATCGACTATCTGCAACCTGACGAGCCGTTCAACCGTCAAATTTTCACTTCTGCAGACTATATGCGATTATACAC AGTTGTTTATAATGTAGCTTCTCCAATCCCATTAGGCCCTGAGGTCGACAAACTGTACAAGCAATACAAAAAAACATTTGAGGACTACATCTCTTCTGAG GTATTGCCGTCTCTCAGGGGAAAGGAGAGCAATGATCTCTTGAAAGAACTGTTGAGAGGATggaaaaatcataaatttatgTTACTTTGGCTTTCTAGAATCTTCTATTATCTTTCAAGATACTATATATCGAAAAAGGGACTGCCTTCTCTTGCAGAGACCAGTCACTCAGTATTCTATGATAAG ATTGAGAGGGAACGCGAAGGTGAAAAGACTGATCAGCCCTTGGCGAAACAAGTGCTGAGCATATTTGAGGAAATCGGAGGTGATGCATTGGAGAACTACGAAAACGATATTGAAGAGGCCATGGTTGAAGCTTCTGCAAAATTCTATTCAGCAAAGGCCTTAGACTGGATGGCTACCATGTCTTATGAGGAATACATGCTTAAG GTTGAGCAATGCTTAGAAATGGAGAAAAGCAGAGTTTCAGAGTACTTGAAGCTCACAAACAAGAACAGAGTATTAGAG GTTGTGCAACATGAACTGCTCAACGTACATGCAGAACAGCTTGAAGAAAAGAGAGCTTCTTCATGA
- the LOC130991739 gene encoding cullin-1-like isoform X1, giving the protein MAGGAAVMTFDEAWPILQEEAINKLIDYLQPDEPFNRQIFTSADYMRLYTVVYNVASPIPLGPEVDKLYKQYKKTFEDYISSEVLPSLRGKESNDLLKELLRGWKNHKFMLLWLSRIFYYLSRYYISKKGLPSLAETSHSVFYDKVFGEIKDQVRDAVASFIEREREGEKTDQPLAKQVLSIFEEIGGDALENYENDIEEAMVEASAKFYSAKALDWMATMSYEEYMLKVEQCLEMEKSRVSEYLKLTNKNRVLEVVQHELLNVHAEQLEEKRASS; this is encoded by the exons ATGGCTGGTGGCGCCGCCGTGATGACGTTTGATGAAGCATGGCCTATTCTGCAGGAGGAAGCCATTAATAAGCTCATCGACTATCTGCAACCTGACGAGCCGTTCAACCGTCAAATTTTCACTTCTGCAGACTATATGCGATTATACAC AGTTGTTTATAATGTAGCTTCTCCAATCCCATTAGGCCCTGAGGTCGACAAACTGTACAAGCAATACAAAAAAACATTTGAGGACTACATCTCTTCTGAG GTATTGCCGTCTCTCAGGGGAAAGGAGAGCAATGATCTCTTGAAAGAACTGTTGAGAGGATggaaaaatcataaatttatgTTACTTTGGCTTTCTAGAATCTTCTATTATCTTTCAAGATACTATATATCGAAAAAGGGACTGCCTTCTCTTGCAGAGACCAGTCACTCAGTATTCTATGATAAG GTTTTCGGAGAAATCAAAGATCAAGTCAGAGACGCTGTTGCATCATTT ATTGAGAGGGAACGCGAAGGTGAAAAGACTGATCAGCCCTTGGCGAAACAAGTGCTGAGCATATTTGAGGAAATCGGAGGTGATGCATTGGAGAACTACGAAAACGATATTGAAGAGGCCATGGTTGAAGCTTCTGCAAAATTCTATTCAGCAAAGGCCTTAGACTGGATGGCTACCATGTCTTATGAGGAATACATGCTTAAG GTTGAGCAATGCTTAGAAATGGAGAAAAGCAGAGTTTCAGAGTACTTGAAGCTCACAAACAAGAACAGAGTATTAGAG GTTGTGCAACATGAACTGCTCAACGTACATGCAGAACAGCTTGAAGAAAAGAGAGCTTCTTCATGA
- the LOC130991738 gene encoding putative late blight resistance protein homolog R1B-16, which yields MVTMSFNFVCDADLCKEILKPDQERWDFDDVQPQLISLLEIATSLKQILEKSVVPSGPKRERLESQIQDAAHEAEDIIESHMVNQVMSESSSFTIYPPDLEQVIQQLHSVMSFVNGIQISTTSSSVAAAAAAVAASFSPAKNTVVGLDQDLMELMDRLRGQESKLEIIPILGMGGIGKTTLARTLYDDQSIASHFDICAWTTISQEYKVRAILLGLLTCINKELITPDLLKQEDNELKDVIYKSLYGRRYLIVLDDMWGADSWNSVQRCFPDNDNHSRIMLTSRGSNVGKDVAGSGSYQHEMNLLTESQSWTLLSQKVFGKAECPAELQGIGRNIASDCGGLPLAIHVIGGLLSETERSVDAWDPVGNNVRSAIAEKDKQFSNILSLSYNHLPSYLKPCFLYMGAFPEDYEVRGSRLMSLWAAEGFAEADEAEGYLTSLVERNLLMVTQKGSNGKPKSYGIHDLLRDLCIRKAEEEKFFHVTPPSVLKGTFYSPRRQRVYYSLRYSLAYSSTRSFICGYGDLLRGQSGSFLDVARLVRVLDVLDDNPYDLEFPTKILQLVNLRYLAFFCGPQLPYEISRFRNLQTLIVLRGMDAVVDVPSEIWEMPELRCLKLKGSTMRYAGYGRRFIREKMQTISTVQLHRLTNVHFFSGFPNIKSLGLDTVGYENGPVGWAVNLLHLHKLEKLRCSSYLPSTGDFLGNILLPPSLRKLTLNECGIPGKFMRTLSQLPHLQVLQIRKCHFTSAEWEATEEDEFSSLQLLSLEAHNLVRWRADESNFPRLRHLLLTDCWELEEIPCSIGEIPTLQLIELYGCSPTAVASAREIQEVQQSEYDNYDLQLRIYVRKSEFEWELQVP from the exons ATGGTAACGATGAGCTTCAACTTCGTATGTGATGCCGATTTGTGCAAG GAAATCCTGAAACCTGATCAAGAGCGATGGGATTTTGATGACGTTCAACCACAACTAATATCCCTCCTAGAAATAGCAACTTCTTTGAAACAGATTCTTGAAAAATCTGTTGTGCCAAGTGGCCCCAAAAGGGAAAGATTAGAGAGTCAAATCCAAGATGCAGCACATGAAGCAGAGGACATCATTGAATCCCACATGGTCAATCAGGTGATGTCTGAAAGCTCGAGCTTCACAATTTACCCACCAGATTTGGAGCAAGTGATCCAACAGCTTCATTCTGTGATGTCGTTTGTCAATGGGATACAAATATCGACAACTAGTTCATCTGttgcggctgctgctgctgctgttgctgcttcGTTCTCGCCTGCCAAGAACACTGTGGTGGGACTTGATCAAGATTTGATGGAGTTGATGGATCGGCTGAGAGGACAGGAGAGCAAGCTGGAGATCATCCCCATCCTCGGAATGGGTGGGATAGGTAAAACCACCCTTGCTCGAACTCTCTATGATGATCAATCCATTGCTTCTCACTTTGATATCTGTGCTTGGACCACAATTTCACAAGAATACAAGGTGCGAGCAATCCTATTAGGCCTTTTAACCTGCATAAATAAAGAGCTCATTACTCCTGATCTCCTAAAACAGGAAGATAACGAGTTGAAAGATGTTATATATAAGAGCTTGTATGGTAGAAGATACCTGATTGTATTAGATGACATGTGGGGTGCCGACTCTTGGAACTCTGTGCAAAGGTGCTTTCCCGACAATGATAATCATAGTCGAATCATGCTCACGAGTAGGGGTTCAAATGTGGGTAAAGATGTAGCAGGCTCGGGGAGTTACCAGCATGAGATGAATCTGTTAACCGAGTCCCAGAGCTGGACTCTACTTTCCCAGAAGGTGTTTGGGAAAGCCGAATGCCCTGCTGAATTACAAGGCATTGGAAGAAACATCGCGAGTGATTGTGGTGGGCTTCCTCTTGCAATCCATGTGATCGGAGGGCTCCTGTCCGAGACCGAGAGATCAGTAGATGCATGGGACCCCGTTGGCAACAACGTGAGATCAGCTATAGCTGAGAAAGACAAGCAGTTCTCCAACATATTGTCGTTGAGTTACAATCACTTGCCTAGCTACTTGAAACCATGCTTTCTATACATGGGAGCTTTTCCAGAGGATTATGAGGTGCGTGGCTCTAGGTTGATGAGTTTGTGGGCAGCTGAGGGGTTTGCAGAAGCTGATGAAGCAGAGGGCtacttgacttctctggtggaGAGGAATCTACTTATGGTTACACAAAAAGGTTCCAACGGAAAACCAAAGAGCTACGGCATCCATGATCTGTTGAGGGATCTATGCATAAGGAAAGCTGAAGAGGAGAAGTTTTTTCATGTCACGCCTCCTAGTGTCCTAAAGGGCACATTCTACAGCCCGCGTCGTCAGAGAGTTTACTATTCTTTAAGATATTCTTTAGCCTACTCATCCACCCGTTCTTTCATATGCGGCTATGGTGATTTATTACGGGGTCAGAGTGGCTCTTTCTTGGATGTGGCAAGATTGGTTAGAGTGTTGGATGTGTTGGACGACAATCCATATGACTTGGAGTTCCCAACGAAGATATTACAACTTGTCAACTTACGCTACTTAGCTTTCTTCTGTGGTCCGCAGCTACCTTATGAGATATCAAGATTCCGAAATCTGCAAACATTGATTGTTTTGCGCGGCATGGACGCTGTGGTGGATGTACCCTCGGAGATATGGGAGATGCCTGAGTTGAGATGCCTCAAGTTGAAGGGATCAACCATGCGCTATGCTGGCTATGGGAGAAGGTTCATTCGAGAGAAGATGCAAACCATCTCTACTGTACAATTACACAGACTAACCAATGTCCATTTCTTCAGCGGCTTTCCCAATATAAAAAGCTTGGGACTTGATACCGTGGGCTACGAGAATGGACCGGTAGGATGGGCTGTAAACCTTCTCCATCTACACAAACTTGAAAAGCTAAGATGCTCATCTTACTTACCCTCAACCGGCGATTTTTTGGGTAATATATTGTTGCCTCCGTCTCTGAGAAAACTGACTCTCAATGAATGTGGCATACCTGGGAAGTTCATGAGGACTCTCTCTCAACTGCCGCACCTTCAAGTACTCCAAATACGTAAGTGTCACTTCACGAGTGCAGAGTGGGAGGCCACGGAAGAAGATGAGTTCAGTTCGCTGCAGTTGCTAAGTCTTGAAGCTCATAATCTGGTGCGCTGGAGAGCTGATGAGAGCAATTTCCCTAGACTCAGACATCTTCTTTTAACAGATTGTTGGGAGCTAGAGGAAATCCCTTGCAGCATTGGAGAAATCCCCACCCTTCAACTAATTGAGTTGTATGGTTGCAGTCCTACTGCAGTGGCCTCAGCAAGAGAGATTCAAGAGGTGCAGCAATCTGAGTACGACAACTACGACCTCCAACTTCGTATATATGTCAGAAAGTCCGAATTTGAATGGGAACTACAAGTCCCTTGA
- the LOC130993075 gene encoding putative late blight resistance protein homolog R1B-8 has translation MRDLCLKKAEHERFVHVKNKLVGKVEKDSVYSLRRVSVHPSYRIRDVYASEELMSFARSFLCTCVASRDVLSSVFFGLRMLRVLDIIEIKFPQFPTEILHIFNLRYLAFSFDSKQLPSYISRLWNLQTLVICSASIKYVPAEIWQMAELRHVKFYDAYVEESDWRGLVLEKLQSISTISDPSVRFLGRIPNIKYLGIESLHQFDLSHLHKLETLKFSCYSSSTPVSLTEFRLPPSVRNLSFTRCEIAVEFMEYLCEELPNLEVLKLRDCKFKGVWDAEQQEFSKLQFLLLEDVQLVQWQADESSFPRLRHLVIRRCSALEEIPSALPWWLQLH, from the exons ATGAGGGATTTATGCTTGAAGAAAGCAGAACATGAAAGATTTGTGCATGTTAAGAACAAGCTAGTTGGAAAGGTCGAGAAAGATTCAGTGTACAGCCTACGCCGTGTGAGTGTGCATCCGTCTTATCGCATCAGAGATGTGTATGCTTCGGAAGAGTTGATGTCGTTTGCCCGTTCTTTTCTTTGCACTTGTGTTGCATCACGTGATGTTCTATCTTCTGTGTTTTTTGGTCTGAGAATGCTGAGGGTATTGGACATAATCGAGATCAAGTTCCCACAGTTTCCAACAGAAATACTGCACATTTTCAACTTACGCTACTTAGCATTCTCCTTCGATTCCAAGCAACTGCCTTCTTATATCTCAAGATTATGGAATCTGCAAACCTTAGTAATTTGTTCAGCTTCGATCAAATATGTGCCAGCTGAGATATGGCAGATGGCAGAGTTAAGACACGTCAAGTTTTATGATGCATATGTTGAAGAAAGTGATTGGAGAGGCTTAGTTCTAGAAAAGCTACAGAGCATCTCTACTATTAGCGATCCAAGCGTCAGATTCCTTGGCAGAATCCCCAACATAAAATACTTGGGAATTGAAAGTTTGCACCAATTTGACCTTTCCCATCTGCACAAACTTGAAACATTGAAATTTTCTTGCTATTCAAGTTCTACTCCCGTTTCCCTAACAGAATTCAGATTACCTCCTTCTGTGAGGAACTTGTCTTTTACAAGATGTGAAATAGCTGTCGAATTCATGGAATATCTTTGTGAGGAGTTGCCAAATCTCGAAGTTCTTAAACTTCGAGATTGCAAGTTCAAAGGTGTGTGGGATGCAGAGCAGCAAGAGTTCAGCAAGCTGCAGTTCTTGCTACTTGAAGATGTGCAGCTGGTGCAATGGCAAGCCGATGAGAGCAGCTTCCCAAGACTCCGTCACCTTGTTATCCGGCGCTGCTCTGCTCTAGAGGAGATCCCCTCCG CCCTTCCGTGGTGGCTTCAGCTACACTGA
- the LOC130993076 gene encoding putative late blight resistance protein homolog R1A-10: MAYNLQPLITILQQLLNPEQTRWIVDHNKPQLQSLLQKSASLKQILENSPLPKAETSLESEIREAAHEAEDMIESHMVEQMLSKPGDVSLAFLTPDLQQVMQKLDSVMEQGVASQELVFGVEEVLQLLPDNTSSGGASPFQDPSWKSIVVGVDEDLMLLKDRLIGTHCKLEIVPIVGMGGIGKTTLARKLYQDPLIVEVFSSLAWVTISQDYDMKAILLGLLRCIIGKEVDQLIEKKINALKDILYQSLFGRKYFIVLDDIWSNIFWDEIRKYFPDNNNGSRIVITTRESVVAKDINSQSKQHEMQLLSKSESWNLLRQEVFKEEEDCPAALERIGRSIASNCGGLPLAIHVVGGLLSKANRTQDFWENVANDVSAAVAQSGEQFSNILSLSYNHLPSHLRPCFLYMGAFPEDYEIKPSRLIRLWVAEGFLRSNGDKSLEEEAEDCLTALVARNLVSVRAVKSTGRPKRC; the protein is encoded by the coding sequence ATGGCCTACAATCTTCAACCCCTCATCACCATCTTACAACAACTCTTGAATCCTGAACAAACACGTTGGATTGTTGATCACAACAAACCACAACTCCAATCCCTCCTCCAAAAATCTGCTTCTCTTAAGCAAATTCTTGAAAACTCTCCACTCCCAAAAGCAGAAACTAGTTTGGAGAGTGAAATCCGTGAAGCAGCACATGAAGCAGAAGATATGATTGAATCTCATATGGTGGAGCAAATGCTTTCGAAGCCAGGTGATGTGAGCTTAGCTTTCCTCACACCAGATCTACAGCAAGTGATGCAAAAACTTGATTCCGTAATGGAACAAGGGGTAGCGTCGCAGGAACTTGTTTTCGGAGTTGAAGAAGTGCTGCAGCTACTGCCTGATAACACTTCATCGGGTGGCGCTTCTCCATTTCAAGATCCGAGTTGGAAGAGCATTGTGGTGGGAGTTGATGAAGACTTGATGCTGTTGAAGGATCGGCTGATTGGGACGCATTGCAAGCTGGAGATCGTGCCCATCGTTGGAATGGGCGGAATTGGTAAAACCACTCTTGCTCGAAAGCTTTATCAAGATCCACTCATTGTTGAGGTCTTTAGCTCTCTTGCTTGGGTCACAATCTCACAAGATTACGATATGAAAGCAATTCTATTAGGCCTTCTTCGTTGCATAATTGGAAAAGAAGTTGATCAACTTATTGAGAagaaaattaatgcactaaaagaTATTTTGTATCAGAGCTTGTTTGGTAGAAAATACTTTATTGTATTAGATGATATATGGAGCAACATATTCTGGGACGAGATAAGAAAATACTTCCCAGACAACAACAATGGGAGCCGAATTGTGATAACCACTAGGGAATCTGTCGTGGCGAAAGATATCAACTCACAGAGCAAACAACACGAGATGCAATTGCTTAGCAAGTCGGAAAGTTGGAATCTACTTCGCCAAGAGGTGTTTAAAGAAGAGGAGGATTGCCCTGCTGCATTGGAAAGGATCGGAAGGAGCATTGCAAGCAACTGTGGAGGGCTTCCTCTTGCCATCCATGTCGTCGGAGGGCTCTTGTCCAAGGCAAACAGGACACAAGATTTTTGGGAGAACGTTGCGAATGATGTGAGTGCTGCAGTAGCTCAATCGGGCGAGCAGTTCTCTAATATACTGTCTTTGAGTTATAACCACTTGCCGAGTCACTTGAGGCCATGTTTTCTCTACATGGGAGCTTTTCCCGAAGATTATGAGATTAAGCCCTCGAGACTCATAAGGCTATGGGTAGCTGAGGGATTTCTGAGATCAAATGGAGATAAAAGCTTGGAAGAGGAGGCTGAAGATTGTTTGACTGCTCTTGTTGCCAGAAATCTTGTTTCTGTTAGAGCAGTCAAGTCTACTGGCAGACCGAAGAGATGTTAG
- the LOC130991741 gene encoding putative late blight resistance protein homolog R1B-16 — translation MAYNLQPLITILQQLLNPEQTRWIVDHNTPQLQSLLQKSASLKQILENSPLPKAETSLESEIREAAHEAEDMIESHMVDQMLSRPGDASFTFLTPDLQQVMQKLDSLMEQVVASQVLVSGVEKEMQLLPDDTSSSGASPLQDPSWKSIVVGVDEDLMLLKDRLTGTQSKLEIVPIVGMGGIGKTTLARMLYQDPLIVEHFSSLAWVTISQDYNMRAILLGLLRCIIGKEVDQHIEKKNNALKDILYQSLFGRKFFIVLDDIWSNIFWDEIRRYFPDTNNGSRIVITTRESVVAKHASSQSKQHEMQLLNESESWNLLRQEVFEEDEDCPAALERIGRNIATNCGGLPLAIHVVGGLLSKANRTRDFWVSVANDVNAAVAQSGEQFSNILSLSYNHLPSHLRPCFLYMGAFPEDYEIKPSRLIRLWIAEGFLRSKGDKSLEEEAEDCLNALVARNLVSVRAFKSTGRPKRYGIHDLMRDLCLKKGEEQGFVHVKNKRVGMVNKDSVYSLRRVSVHPSYRIRDVYGSAELMSFARSFLCTGLASREILSSVFFGLRLLRVLDILEIKFPQLPTEILYLFNLHYLAFSCDSEELPSYISRLWNLQTLVICSSSRSIELPAEIWQMTELRHFVIYQTWIFNKEERDCRGFILEKLQTIFTLSDPSVSFLGRIPNIKYLGMNCLGCSTDLSHLHKLETLKFSGYSISSKLILVSPSEFRLPPSLRNLSLTECEIVPEFMRYLCEELPNLEVLKLRDCKFEGKYPQEWNAAQQEFGKLQFLLLEGVQLVHWQADESSFPRLRHLVIRRCSALEEIPSCIGDIPTLQTIELDECSPSVVASATVIIEEQRENGNDDLQLRM, via the coding sequence ATGGCCTACAATCTTCAACCCCTCATCACCATCTTACAACAACTCTTGAATCCTGAACAAACACGTTGGATTGTTGATCACAACACACCACAACTCCAATCCCTCCTCCAAAAATCTGCTTCTCTTAAGCAAATTCTTGAAAACTCTCCACTCCCCAAAGCAGAAACTAGTTTGGAGAGTGAAATCCGTGAAGCAGCACATGAAGCAGAAGATATGATTGAATCTCATATGGTCGATCAAATGCTTTCGAGGCCAGGTGATGCAAGCTTTACTTTCCTCACACCAGATCTACAGCAAGTGATGCAAAAACTTGATTCCCTGATGGAACAAGTGGTAGCGTCGCAGGTTCTCGTTTCCGGAGTTGAAAAAGAGATGCAGCTCCTGCCAGACGACACTTCATCGAGCGGCGCTTCTCCATTGCAAGATCCGAGTTGGAAGAGCATTGTGGTGGGAGTTGATGAAGACTTGATGCTGTTGAAGGATCGGCTGACTGGGACGCAAAGCAAGCTGGAGATCGTGCCCATCGTTGGAATGGGCGGAATTGGTAAAACCACTCTTGCTCGAATGCTTTATCAAGATCCACTCATTGTTGAGCACTTTAGCTCTCTTGCTTGGGTCACAATCTCACAAGATTACAATATGCGAGCAATTCTATTAGGCCTTCTTCGTTGCATAATTGGAAAAGAAGTCGATCAAcatattgaaaagaaaaataatgcaCTAAAAGATATTTTGTATCAGAGCTTGTTTGGTAGAAAATTCTTTATTGTATTAGATGATATATGGAGCAACATATTCTGGGATGAGATAAGGAGGTACTTCCCAGACACCAATAATGGGAGCCGAATTGTGATAACCACTAGGGAATCTGTTGTGGCGAAACACGCAAGCTCACAGAGTAAACAACACGAGATGCAATTGCTAAACGAGTCAGAAAGTTGGAATTTACTTCGTCAAGAGGTgtttgaagaagatgaggattgCCCTGCTGCATTGGAAAGGATTGGAAGGAACATTGCAACCAACTGTGGAGGGCTTCCTCTTGCAATCCATGTCGTTGGAGGGCTCTTGTCCAAGGCGAACAGGACACGAGATTTCTGGGTGAGCGTTGCGAATGATGTGAATGCTGCAGTAGCTCAATCGGGCGAGCAGTTCTCTAATATACTGTCTTTGAGTTATAACCACTTGCCGAGTCACTTGAGGCCATGTTTTCTGTACATGGGAGCTTTTCCCGAAGATTATGAGATTAAGCCCTCCAGACTCATAAGGCTATGGATAGCTGAGGGATTTCTAAGATCAAAGGGAGATAAAAGCTTGGAAGAGGAGGCTGAAGATTGTTTGAATGCTCTTGTTGCCAGAAATCTTGTTTCTGTTAGAGCATTCAAGTCCACTGGGAGACCGAAGAGATACGGGATTCATGATCTGATGAGGGATTTATGCTTAAAGAAAGGGGAAGAACAGGGATTTGTGCATGTTAAGAATAAGCGAGTTGGAATGGTGAACAAAGATTCAGTGTACAGCCTACGCCGTGTGAGTGTGCATCCATCTTATCGCATCAGAGATGTGTATGGTTCGGCAGAGTTGATGTCGTTTGCTCGTTCTTTTCTTTGCACCGGTCTTGCATCACGTGAGATTCTATCTTCTGTGTTTTTTGGCCTAAGATTGCTGAGGGTGTTGGACATACTCGAGATCAAGTTCCCACAGCTTCCAACAGAAATACTGTACCTTTTCAACTTGCACTACTTGGCATTCTCCTGCGATTCCGAAGAACTGCCTTCTTACATCTCAAGATTGTGGAATCTGCAAACCTTAGTGATTTGTTCAAGTTCGAGGAGCATTGAACTGCCAGCTGAGATATGGCAGATGACAGAGTTGAGACATTTCGTGATTTATCAAACATGGATATTCAATAAGGAAGAGAGAGATTGCAGAGGCTTCATTCTAGAAAAGCTACAGACCATCTTTACCCTTAGCGATCCAAGCGTCAGTTTCCTTGGCAGAATCCCCAACATAAAATACTTGGGAATGAACTGTTTGGGCTGCAGTACTGACCTTTCCCATCTGCACAAACTTGAAACATTGAAATTTTCCGGCTATTCCATCTCATCAAAGTTAATTCTCGTTTCCCCATCAGAATTCAGATTACCTCCTTCTTTGAGGAACTTGTCTCTTACAGAATGTGAAATAGTTCCCGAATTCATGAGATATCTTTGTGAGGAGTTACCCAATCTTGAAGTTCTCAAACTTCGAGATTGCAAGTTCGAAGGCAAGTACCCACAGGAATGGAATGCAGCGCAGCAAGAGTTCGGCAAGCTGCAGTTCCTGCTGCTTGAAGGAGTGCAACTTGTGCATTGGCAAGCCGATGAGAGCAGCTTCCCAAGACTCCGTCACCTTGTTATCCGGCGCTGCTCTGCTCTAGAGGAGATCCCCTCATGTATTGGAGACATTCCGACACTCCAAACAATCGAGTTGGATGAATGCAGCCCTTCCGTTGTGGCTTCAGCTACAGTGATCATCGAGGAGCAACGTGAGAATGGTAACGATGACCTTCAACTTCGTATGTGA